Proteins co-encoded in one uncultured Bacteroides sp. genomic window:
- the cas13b gene encoding type VI-B CRISPR-associated RNA-guided ribonuclease Cas13b: MEEYITEQSNYMTIDENPYYFAHYANMARHNAFLIINEIKEKVYKTKLETPEDELEKCALFTSLSNKNKKADEYVHIIKLLTEYCPFIRFYADNPQEMGNIPLKAYLDILDKIRNENNHYNYTPERKDISKIQELFVFAKEKAQKRMIEFSPEDFDHLNNSGYYAMTEDGTLTNTGIYFFLCLFLEKKHAFQFLSRIKGFKHRGQNSHRATLETFTQLCCRLPYPKLESSDVALDMLNEIARCPNALYSVLENKEKETFKAEFKSDVANSETEVPEPVMKRYDDRFPYFTLRYFDKSQALDGITSHLQLGRRVASNSHIKKISTVVRTHKILKDMRTTHQLAHFETDAANEFYTNIPVVEHYAPQYRIVGNRIGLFFDFELWGKYTVPKENVKPNAIISTYDLGALYFYNRLYKEGSATKSPKELMKNYLDNMNRLFADIKKGNIKPVNDGEKLTPLFKIKDKDDEYEARLKNLKQLSALLQEELDKQGYGIEVKNLPDVCREYLLCYKESSAKDKAKRRFKRMLRETLFALKKVERVLKQETPLPANGLKVGEMAQELARDIVFLIKPKVVNKMVKSGIDAGKEIECKQKINNMEFDVLQKMLAYYPVYKEDIESYLSGLVNATNKNAFSHPFLYKVLKGIKTCSNLNDFYKKYYSHKQRWIEGVSKSITPEILIDNEYFLKLENGNAFPRNYNGEAIFIPSGFFNKEITQAMERIGYKIKNPEKGANAAYWIKQYFEGKSQPFYNLPRYYNKSLGGEQPVYVERNKLKEQILEGDFNRLTEDEQKKRKVLAKRIRENESEILTNQTNDRVLFLMAMELIDSENPLKKSEIVSVGYNIKEGTNLLDNNNKVSWNIQGRRVVAELPIKRYGEYRRFLKDRRLENLLKYYPEGLDIQLGTLKSGEVEEKGKKYTNSNLVDELELFDLKRNELMEQVYQFEKILCTNYVDQIKTTLPDVERNKPYIEHYYCLKYAKNELKLSKEIGELENEDFKELRNKICHNQIPCTDWIMESVKANKEEPMITSRIVDVILSIYKELNNQLVIITNSK; encoded by the coding sequence ATGGAAGAATATATAACAGAGCAAAGCAATTATATGACTATCGATGAGAATCCTTATTATTTTGCTCACTATGCCAATATGGCTCGACACAATGCTTTTCTTATCATCAATGAAATTAAAGAGAAGGTTTACAAAACAAAGCTAGAAACGCCAGAAGATGAACTTGAAAAATGCGCCTTATTTACTTCTTTGTCGAATAAAAACAAAAAGGCTGATGAATATGTACATATCATCAAATTGTTGACAGAATATTGCCCATTTATACGGTTCTATGCCGATAATCCCCAAGAGATGGGAAATATACCTTTAAAAGCTTATTTGGATATACTCGATAAAATACGGAATGAAAACAATCATTACAATTACACTCCGGAAAGAAAGGATATTAGCAAAATACAAGAACTATTTGTATTTGCAAAAGAAAAGGCACAAAAGCGCATGATTGAGTTTTCTCCCGAAGACTTCGACCATCTTAATAACAGTGGGTATTATGCAATGACAGAAGATGGCACATTGACCAATACCGGAATCTATTTTTTTCTTTGTTTGTTTCTCGAAAAGAAGCATGCCTTTCAGTTTCTTTCAAGAATAAAAGGATTTAAGCATAGAGGGCAGAACTCTCACAGGGCTACGCTCGAAACATTTACTCAGCTATGCTGCCGGTTGCCTTATCCAAAACTGGAAAGCAGTGATGTGGCACTGGATATGCTTAATGAAATAGCCCGCTGTCCCAATGCACTCTACAGTGTGCTTGAAAATAAAGAAAAAGAGACATTTAAGGCAGAGTTTAAGAGCGATGTAGCCAATAGTGAAACGGAAGTACCCGAGCCTGTAATGAAACGCTACGATGATCGTTTCCCTTACTTTACATTGCGTTACTTTGATAAAAGCCAGGCACTGGATGGCATTACTTCTCACTTGCAATTGGGCAGACGTGTAGCTAGCAATTCTCATATAAAGAAGATTAGTACCGTAGTGCGTACTCACAAAATACTAAAAGATATGCGAACCACTCATCAGCTTGCTCATTTTGAAACTGATGCAGCTAATGAATTTTATACAAATATACCGGTAGTAGAGCATTATGCACCTCAGTATCGCATTGTGGGCAATAGAATTGGACTATTCTTTGACTTTGAGCTTTGGGGAAAATATACCGTTCCTAAAGAAAATGTAAAGCCCAATGCTATTATCAGCACCTATGATCTTGGAGCTCTCTACTTTTACAATCGTCTTTATAAGGAAGGCAGTGCAACGAAGTCGCCCAAAGAGTTGATGAAAAACTATCTGGATAACATGAACAGACTGTTTGCCGATATTAAAAAAGGAAACATAAAGCCTGTGAATGATGGTGAGAAACTCACTCCGTTATTTAAAATAAAAGATAAAGATGATGAGTATGAAGCCAGACTGAAGAATTTAAAACAGCTATCGGCTTTACTTCAGGAGGAACTGGATAAGCAGGGATATGGAATAGAAGTAAAGAATCTGCCCGATGTGTGCCGTGAATATCTTCTTTGCTATAAGGAAAGTTCTGCAAAAGACAAGGCAAAAAGGAGATTTAAACGAATGCTCAGAGAAACTCTGTTTGCTTTAAAGAAGGTAGAGCGAGTTTTAAAACAGGAAACTCCGCTGCCGGCAAACGGTTTGAAGGTGGGTGAAATGGCACAGGAATTGGCGCGTGATATTGTTTTCCTTATAAAGCCAAAGGTGGTAAACAAGATGGTGAAGAGCGGAATAGACGCGGGAAAAGAAATAGAGTGCAAGCAGAAAATCAATAATATGGAATTTGATGTGCTGCAAAAGATGCTTGCCTACTATCCTGTATACAAAGAAGATATTGAAAGCTATCTTTCGGGTTTAGTAAATGCAACAAATAAGAATGCTTTTTCGCATCCTTTCCTTTACAAAGTTTTAAAGGGAATAAAGACTTGTAGTAACTTGAATGATTTTTATAAAAAATACTATTCACACAAACAAAGATGGATTGAAGGAGTATCAAAGAGTATTACTCCCGAAATACTGATAGATAATGAATATTTTCTGAAACTGGAAAATGGTAATGCTTTTCCCCGCAACTACAATGGAGAAGCAATCTTTATACCATCAGGTTTCTTTAATAAGGAAATAACCCAGGCTATGGAGCGGATTGGGTATAAGATAAAAAATCCCGAAAAGGGTGCTAATGCTGCTTATTGGATAAAACAATACTTTGAGGGTAAATCTCAACCGTTTTATAACTTGCCACGTTATTATAATAAGTCTTTAGGTGGCGAACAGCCTGTTTACGTGGAAAGGAATAAGTTGAAAGAGCAAATACTGGAAGGCGATTTTAATCGTTTAACGGAGGATGAACAGAAAAAAAGAAAGGTGTTAGCAAAAAGAATCAGGGAGAATGAATCGGAAATTCTTACCAACCAGACTAACGACCGCGTACTGTTTCTAATGGCAATGGAACTGATAGACAGTGAAAATCCATTGAAAAAGAGCGAGATTGTTTCTGTGGGGTATAACATAAAAGAGGGTACTAATCTGCTGGATAACAACAATAAAGTAAGTTGGAATATTCAGGGCAGAAGGGTAGTAGCCGAACTTCCTATAAAGCGCTATGGAGAGTATCGCCGTTTCCTGAAAGACCGCCGATTGGAAAACTTACTTAAATACTATCCCGAAGGTTTGGATATACAGCTTGGAACATTAAAAAGTGGTGAAGTAGAGGAAAAAGGGAAAAAGTACACCAACAGCAATCTGGTGGATGAACTGGAGCTGTTCGATTTAAAGCGGAATGAATTGATGGAACAAGTTTATCAGTTTGAAAAGATTCTGTGTACAAACTATGTTGACCAGATAAAAACAACTCTTCCCGATGTAGAACGAAACAAGCCATACATTGAACATTATTATTGTTTGAAGTATGCAAAGAATGAGCTGAAACTGTCTAAGGAAATTGGTGAGTTGGAAAACGAAGATTTCAAGGAGCTTCGGAATAAGATTTGCCACAATCAGATACCTTGTACTGACTGGATAATGGAGAGTGTTAAAGCCAATAAGGAAGAACCTATGATTACAAGTCGTATTGTAGACGTGATTCTTTCTATCTACAAAGAACTGAATAATCAATTAGTTATCATTACAAATTCAAAATAA